The following coding sequences are from one Humulus lupulus chromosome X, drHumLupu1.1, whole genome shotgun sequence window:
- the LOC133807348 gene encoding large ribosomal subunit protein bL21c has product MASATTLSLCSSLTAQCKISHKWRTHHLPLSNPNLTFLSLSSPNLSLSSATPSHRIHSPLPPKASQSEAPVLEATELDAPNPEDAKIVEVSSEEPQVAASEEPAPKREEIFAVVMIGSRQYIVFPGRWIKTQRLKGANVDDKIVLKKVLLVGTKTSTYIGKPVVTNAAVHAVVEEQALDRKVIVFKYKKKKNYRRNIGHRQPITRIRITGITGYQDYPAVTLDS; this is encoded by the exons ATGGCCTCTGCAACAACTCTCTCCTTGTGTTCTTCTCTCACTGCTCAATGCAAAATCTCACACAAATGGCGTACCCACCACCTTCCCCTCTCCAATCCCAACCTCacatttctctctctttcttccccaaacctctctctctcttccgcTACTCCCTCTCACCGCATCCACTCCCCACTTCCTCCCAAAGCCTCCCAGTCTGAAGCGCCGGTTCTAGAGGCCACCGAGCTCGACGCGCCCAACCCTGAAGACGCCAAAATCGTCGAGGTCTCCTCAGAGGAACCACAAGTCGCTGCTTCGGAGGAGCCAGCTCCCAAGCGTGAGGAAATCTTCGCTGTGGTTATG ATAGGTTCGCGCCAATACATTGTATTTCCCGGACGGTGGATCAAAACTCAAAGACTTAAAGGTGCCAATGTCGATGATAAG ATTGTTCTTAAGAAGGTTCTGCTAGTGGGAACAAAAACAAGTACCTACATTGGCAAGCCAGTGGTGACAAATGCTGCTGTGCATGCGGTAGTTGAAGAACAG GCATTAGATCGCAAAGTGATTGTCTTCAAgtacaagaagaagaaaaactacAGGAGAAATATTGGCCACCGCCAG CCAATTACCCGGATAAGGATAACAGGCATCACAGGCTATCAAGATTATCCTGCTGTCACACTTGACTCGTAG